One Fusarium oxysporum f. sp. lycopersici 4287 chromosome 8, whole genome shotgun sequence genomic region harbors:
- a CDS encoding succinate-semialdehyde dehydrogenase, translating to MTRNLPFKLDDPSLLHEESLLDGQWVQSQSGERFGVEDPGSGHIWAASPTNKVSDVDKYVESSHAAFQSYRHVNPRQRAKILLKWHELITNARQDIAKIVVFETGKPMAEAVGEVDYALGFAWWFAGEAERIRGSIAQPAISDRRTFVIKQPIGVCVALVPWNFPVAMIIRKVSASLAAGCTMIVKPSPETPFSVMALADLALRAGLPPGVLNVISTDNANTPSVSETLCKHPLVHKVTFTGSTSVGSIIARHCSGGLKKVTMELGGNCPFIIFDDGDLEQAVAALMILKWRTAGQACTHANRVYVQSGVYNKFAQMMLEATSKIRLGHGAESCSTMGPLTTARGVDKVKKHVQDAVSKGGKILCGGKQPENLNGYFFEPTIISGMTSDMLTTQEEIFGPVLGLYKFETEEEVVQKANDTSMGLASYFFTKDVSRTWRLLESLEAGMIGMNTGNASCAESPFGGIKMSGYGKEAGKDVAIEEYLIQKTGTLTVEDMSKL from the exons ATGACACGAAACTTACCTTTCAAG CTTGACGATCCGTCTCTTCTTCACGAAGAATCGCTGTTAGACGGCCAATGGGTCCAATCTCAGTCTGGAGAACGTTTTGGCGTTGAAG ATCCTGGCTCTGGTCACATCTGGGCGGCCAGTCCCACCAACAAAGTCTCCGATGTTGACAAATATGTTGAATCGTCACACGCTGCCTTCCAAAGCTACCGCCATGTCAATCCTCGCCAACGAGCCAAGATCCTTCTCAAGTGGCATGAGCTAATTACAAATGCACGACAAGACATCGCCAAGATCGTCGTCTTCGAAACCGGAAAACCGATGGCAGAGGCTGTAGGTGAGGTTGATTATGCCCTTGGCTTCGCTTGGTGGTTTGCCGGCGAGGCTGAGCGTATCAGAGGCTCCATTGCTCAACCCGCTATATCTGACCGTCGAACTTTTGTCATCAAGCAGCCGATCGGTGTATGTGTTGCCCTCGTCCCCTGGAACTTCCCTGTTGCCATGATTATCCGCAAAGTTTCAGCCTCACTAGCCGCAGGATGTACCATGATCGTCAAACCATCACCCGAAACACCATTTAGTGTTATGGCTCTGGCAGACCTCGCCCTTCGCGCGGGTCTGCCCCCTGGAGTGCTGAACGTTATCTCAACTGATAACGCTAATACCCCATCGGTCAGCGAGACACTCTGCAAGCATCCGCTCGTCCACAAGGTCACCTTTACGGGTAGTACTTCTGTAGGCAGTATCATCGCAAGGCATTGCAGTGGCGGGTTGAAGAAGGTCACTATGGAGTTGGGTGGAAATTGTCCTTTCATTATTTTTGATGACGGCGATCTTGAACAAGCAGTCGCAGCTCTTATGATACTCAAGTGGCGAACCGCAGGCCAAGCATGCACCCACGCCAATCGAGTCTATGTCCAGAGCGGCGTTTACAACAAATTTGCGCAGATGATGCTCGAGGCCACCAGCAAGATTCGCTTGGGACATGGAGCTGAGTCCTGCTCCACTATGGGGCCACTAACTACTGCTCGTGGTGTTGATAAGGTCAAGAAACATGTCCAAGATGCTGTCAGCAAAGGAGGAAAGATTCTGTGCGGTGGTAAACAGCCAGAGAATCTGAATGGGTACTTTTTCGAGCCAACTATTATCTCGGGCATGACCTCGGATATGCTCACAACTCAAGAAGAGATTTTTGGACCTGTACTGGGCCTGTACAAGTTCGAAACCGAAGAGGAGGTTGTGCAAAAGGCAAATGACACGTCGATGGGCTTAGCATCCTACTTCTTCACTAAAGACGTCTCCCGAACATGGAGGCTTTTGGAAAGCCTAGAGGCTGGAATGATTGGGATGAATACTG GTAACGCTTCTTGTGCCGAGTCTCCATTTGGTGGAATCAAGATGTCGGGCTATGGGAAAGAAGCAGGCAAGGACGTGGCTATTGAGGAATACCTTATCCAGAAAACAGGCACTTTGACTGTTGAGGATATGTCCAAGCTATAG